A single Cryptococcus deuterogattii R265 chromosome 2, complete sequence DNA region contains:
- a CDS encoding G2/mitotic-specific cyclin 1/2, producing MPSGIPTRRVRLVDENAPPPPGAVVTRTRSRALASTTSTVTQVKPTTTSIPMMKRQRSTISSENKIVDKPDARRNALGEVRNGKGGEKENENGKGKTVAVGRKPLATTQAKAQRVTRSTSAQPAMGVKEGDKKRKAVVTSKIPSRSRSTGAEPTQVEVKPIVKTEEEPVRKRRKTSSPVVEVGEDGPTVDGKEVLLSSGSKNATAFRSPKIKAKDEGWTDLDAEDEEDPTMVSEYVVEAFEYMMDIQAQTMPDPEYMDNQAELQWKMRQILMDWIIEVHSKFRLLPETLFIATNLVDRFLSKRVISLVKFQLVGLTALFIASKYEEVCCPGVEHFLHMSDGGYSVEELLKAERYMLSTLQFDMSYPNPLNFIRRISKADGYDIQSRTVAKYLVEISCVDHRLLGYTPSMLAAASMWLARLCLERGEWNANLVHYSTYSEDEIRPCAQVMLDYILDPDFDESTSFYKKYASKKHMKASVYVREWATQLWPASADGSAAERGTELELLKMFLEDEEEEIKKENKSRMKAVDEEEGY from the exons ATGCCCAGTGGTATCCCC ACCCGCCGCGTCCGTCTGGTCGACGAGAatgcccctcctccccccgGCGCCGTTGTCACCCGTACACGGTCTCGTGCCTTGGCCTCCACCACTTCTACTGTCACCCAAGTCAAACCGACCACCACTTCTATCCCTATGATGAAACGACAACGCTCCACTATTTCATCTGAAAACAAGATTGTCGACAAGCCTGATGCGAGGCGTAACGCTCTCGGCGAGGTACGGAATGGTAAGGgcggggaaaaggaaaatgagaatggaaagggaaagaccGTGGCGGTCGGGCGGAAGCCATTGGCGACAACTCAGGCAAAGGCACAGAGGGTCACACGGTCAACGTCTGCTCAGCCGGCAATGGGTgtcaaggagggagatAAGAAGCGAAAGGCTGTGGTCACCAGTAAAATTCCCTCTCGTTCTCGATCGACTGGTGCCGAACCTACTCAAGTCGAAGTCAAACCCATTGTCAAGACTGAAGAGGAACCCGTTCGTAAGCGCCGGAAAACGTCGAGCCCGGTTGTAGaagtgggagaggatgggccAACAgtagatggaaaagaagtgcTGTTGTCAAGTGGAAGCAAAAATGCGACGGCATTTAGGTCACCCAAGATCAAAGccaaggatgaaggatggacGGATTTGGAtgctgaggatgaagaggaccCAACAATGGTTAGCGAATATGTCGTTGAGGCTTTCGAGTACATGATGGATATCCAA GCACAAACAATGCCCGACCCCGAGTACATGGACAATCAAGCTGAACTCCAGTGGAAGATGCGTCAAATACTCATGGATTGGATCATTGAAGTCCACTCCAAATTCCGACTTCTCCCTGAAACACTTTTCATTGCTACCAACCTCGTTGAccgcttcctctccaaGCGCGTCATTTCCCTCGTCAAATTCCAGCTCGTCGGTCTCACTGCCCTCTTTATTGCGTCAAAGTATGAAGAAGTCTGTTGTCCCGGTGTTGAACATTTCCTACACATGTCGGACGGAGGATACAGCGTCGAAGAATTGCTTAAAGCAGAGCGTTACATGCTGTCCACTTTGCAATTCGACATGTCGTACCCCAACCCACTCAACTTTATAAGGCGGATCAGTAAAGCCGATGGGTATGATATCCAATCGAGGACAGTTGCAAAGTATCTCGTCGAGATTAGTTGTGTCGACCATCGGCTGTTGGGCTATACACCTAGTATGTTGGCCGCCGCGTCCATGTGGCTCGCGAGATTATGTCTCGAACGTGGTGAATGG AACGCGAACCTTGTACATTACTCGACGTATtctgaggatgagattCGTCCTTGTGCCCAAGTCATGTTGGATTACATTCTCGATCCCGATTTCGACGAGTCTACGTCATTTTACAAGAAG TATGCAAGCAAGAAACACATGAAAGCGAGCGTGTACGTCCGTGAATGGGCAACACAACTGTGGCCTGCGTCGGCGGATGGGAGCGCAGCTGAGAGGGGCACGGAACTGGAGCTTTTAAAGATGtttttggaggatgaggaggaggaaattAAGAAGGAGAATAAAAGCAGGATGAAGGCggtcgatgaggaagaagggtattAA
- a CDS encoding dolichyl-phosphate mannosyltransferase polypeptide 2 regulatory subunit, producing MTTSDKLLGGAMLFIAAFVFVYYTVWALLLPFLPPTSTIPSYFPPRSYAIKIPLFLLLTGVCGVTLFFGRVMLAEARKKRVKGGKKV from the exons ATG ACGACATCAGATAAACTCCTTGGCGGAGCCATGCTCTTCATTGCTGCCTTCGTCTTTGTCTACTACACAGTCTGGGCTTTACTCCTC CCATTCCTCCCCCCAacatccaccatcccctCCTACTTCCCTCCTCGAAGCTACGCCATCAAAATCCCGCTGTTCTTGTTGCTCACCGGTGTATGTGGGGTGACATTGTTTTTCGGAAGGGTCATGTTAGCAgaggcgaggaagaagagggttaagggtgggaagaaggttTGA
- a CDS encoding fumarate reductase: MSKVKVIIVGGGLSGLSAAHTVLERGGNVLLLDKNSFMGGNSTKATSGINGANTQAQQALGIPDTSAKFFADTKKSARELARDDLIHVLTYQSGDAVNWLIEKFNLDLSKVSRLGGHSEKRTHRGTQQFPGMTITYALMEKLEDMAEQHPDRVKILKKAKATKLLQENGKVIGVDYEREGKHYTEYGPVVLATGGYAADFTPDSLLKQHRPEYYNLPTTNGDHCTGDGHKMAMLIGAKGIDLEKVQVHPTGLVDPKDPDAKVKFLAAEALRGVGGLLINRDGERFVDELEHRDHVTGKMWENNKFPVRLVLNSTSTKEIEWHCKHYVGRGLMKKFNSGEELAKEIGCSPEALKKTFDDHNRYAKNPGTDPFGKKFFSGGDFSMSDTYHAAIMTPVLHYTMGGLEIGTNAAVHNANGGQVEGLYACGELAGGVHGANRLGGSSLLGCVVFGRVAGDSVSAYLLSSLTNSDANAKAAKRLGTINNHLVETKIKLDPEASALQVSFSWGGDQGETGDKSQRNAAGAQVPADSAPGRKGDRTVAEVEPEALPTPPAKKGADKGTSSKKEYTQEEVAKHNTEKDCWVVIGGQVLDVTNFLEDHPGGVKAILLYAGRDATEEFDMIHPPNAIAKYAPDTVIGTIKG, from the exons ATGTCCAAGGTCAAGGTCATCATCGTAGGCGGCGGCCTTTCAGGTCTCTCCGCTGCCCATACAGTTCTCGAGCGAGGAGGCAATGTT TTACTGCTCGATAAGAACAGTTTCATGGGCGGTAACTCGACTAAAGCTACGAGTGGTATCAACGGTGCCAATACCCAG GCTCAACAA GCCCTTGGTATTCCTGACACCTCTGCAAAATT CTTCGCAGACACTAAGAAGTCCGCTCGCGAGCTCGCTCGAGACGATCTCATCCATGTGCTCACCTACCAATCAGGCGATGCAGTCAACTGGCTTATTGAGAAGTTCAATCTTGATCTAAGTAAAGTTTCCCGACTTGGTGGTCATtcagagaagaggacgcATAGAGGTACACAGCAGTTTCCCGGAATGACAATTACTTATGCTttgatggaaaag CTCGAGGATATGGCGGAACAGCACCCCGATAGAGTCAAGATTCTCAAGAAAGCCAAGGCCACCAAGCTCTTGCAAGAAAATGGTAAAGTTATTGGGGTCGATTACGAGCGCGAGGGCAAACAT TACACCGAATATGGCCCCGTTGTACTTGCTACAGGAGGGTACGCAGCGGATTTCACGCCAGACTCGTTACTCAAGCAGCATCGACCAGAGTATTACAACCTC CCAACAACAAATGGCGACCACTGCACTGGCGACGGCCACAAAATGGCCATGCTTATCGGTGCCAAAGGCATTGACCTTGAAAAAGTCCAAGTCCACCCAACTGGGCTCGTGGACCCGAAAGACCCTGATGCAAAAGTCAAGTTCCTCGCTGCGGAAGCATTGAGGGGCGTGGGAGGATTGTTGATCAATAGAGATGGCGAGAGGTTCGTTGATGAGTTGGAGCATAGGGATCATGTGACGGGAAAGATGTGGGAGAATAATAAG TTCCCAGTCCGCCTAGTCCTGAACAGTACATCGaccaaagagattgaaTGGCACTGCAAACACTATGTCGGAAGGGGACTTATGAAAAAGTTCAACAGTGGGGAAGAGTTGGCCAAGGAGATTGGGTGTAGTCCCgaggctttgaagaagactt TCGATGATCATAATAGATACGCTAAGAACCCGGGTACGGATCCATTCGGCAAAAAG TTCTTCTCCGGCGGCGACTTTTCCATGTCTGACACTTACCACGCCGCCATCATGACACCCGTCTTGCACTACACCATGGGCGGTCTTGAAATCGGAACTAACGCTGCCGTCCACAATGCTAATGGTGGACAGGTGGAGGGCCTCTACGCATGTGGCGAATTGGCAGGCGGTGTGCATGGGGCGAACCGGTTGGGAGGAAGTAGTTTGCT GGGCTGCGTCGTGTTTGGTCGTGTAGCCGGCGATTCCGTCTCTGCgtatctcctctcctctctcacCAACTCTGACGCGAATGCGAAGGCGGCCAAGCGATTGGGTACGATCAACAATCATCTCGTTGAAACCAAGATCAAGCTCGACCCAGAGGCAAGCGCTTTGCAAGTATCCTTCTCTTGGGGCGGCGACCAGGGAGAGACCGGTGATAAGAGCCAAAGGAATGCTGCTGGGGCCCAAGTCCCAGCGGATAGCGCCCCCGGGCGAAAAGGCGACCGGACGGTCGCAGAAGTCGAACCCGAGGCCCTTCCGACCCCACCCGCCAAAAAAGGCGCTGACAAGGGCACGAGCAGCAAGAAGGAATATacccaagaagaagttgcaAAGCATAATACTGAGAAGGATTGCTGGGTGGTGATCGGTGGTCAAGTCTTGGATGTTACCAA TTTCTTGGAAGACCATC CCGGCGGTGTGAAAGCAATCTTGCTCTATGCGGGCAGGGATGCCACCGA GGAATTTGATATGATCCACCCGCCTAATGCAATTGCAAAGTATGCGCCCGATACTG TTATTGGAACTATCAAGGGGTAA